In the genome of Miscanthus floridulus cultivar M001 unplaced genomic scaffold, ASM1932011v1 os_1331, whole genome shotgun sequence, the window GGTTACGCTTGACGGCCTGCAGGTGCTCCATCGTTGGCCGCTCCATGAACCAGCACACATACCCGACAGCGAATGCAAAGTCTGGTCGGGTAAGGACCTGGTAGCCCAAGCACCCGATCAGCCACTAGTAGTGAGTTTGGATCGACCTCCTCCGCCGTGCTGTCCCAACTGAGCttgagccgctcctccatcgaggTGTGAGCCGGATTGCAGCCCGTCATGCCACCGAGCTCGAGGATGCACTTGGCATAGTGGGTTTGGCAAAGAGCGATGCCGCTGGCGTCCTTGCGCACTTCGATGCCGAGGTAGAAGCAGGGCaggccgaggtcgctcatgtcgaacgCCTTCTTCATCTGCGCCTTGAACGCCGCCACTCTTCCTTCTTCAGCgccggtgatgatgaggtcatcgacGTAGACATCGACGAGCAAGACATTGCGCCCACTGCCTCGCCGGTACACCGCCGCCTCGTGCGCGCTCTGCTTGAAGCCCATCTTCTtgagcgtggcgtcaagcttcgCATTCTAGGCGCGCGGGGCCTGGCGCAGGCCGTAGAGTGCCTTGCGCAGGCGGTACACCATCCCTTCTTCTCCGACGACGGTGTAGCACagtggctggtgcacgtagacctcttCCTTGAGATCGCCATTGAGAAAGACGGACTTGACATCTATGTAGTGGACCTGCCACCCCTCCTGAGCCGCCAGCGCGAGGACACAGACCGACTCCATGTGCGTCACGGGTGCGAAGGCGTCGTCGTAGTCGATCCCCTCTTGCTGGACGAAGCCGCGCGCCACCagccgcgccttgtgcttgatcaccgtGCCCTGCTTGTCCTTCTTGAGC includes:
- the LOC136533937 gene encoding uncharacterized mitochondrial protein AtMg00810-like, with the protein product MGFKQSAHEAAVYRRGSGRNVLLVDVYVDDLIITGAEEGRVAAFKAQMKKAFDMSDLGLPCFYLGIEVRKDASGIALCQTHYAKCILELGGMTGCNPAHTSMEERLKLSWDSTAEEVDPNSLLVADRVLGLP